In Rickettsia endosymbiont of Gonocerus acuteangulatus, the following are encoded in one genomic region:
- the dapB gene encoding 4-hydroxy-tetrahydrodipicolinate reductase, giving the protein MTINIGLSGATGKMGKTILERIANFKDCKISAKFNSTHDLDELNNLCKNSDIVIDFSTPEILEKLVDSALKYDTKLVIGTTGFTSSQFKFLEKAAKTLPILYSANMSIGANLLGYLAKEATKILDDYDIEILESHHRAKKDTPSGTAIMLAEMITTEKELNITFNRVNKTRRNNEIGISSLRGGNVHGTHEIFFLGDDETITLKHEALNKNSFADGAIRAAIWLQDKQAGLYSMLDFYKNLINYHLKKPI; this is encoded by the coding sequence ATGACTATAAATATAGGTCTTAGCGGTGCTACCGGTAAAATGGGCAAAACTATTTTAGAGAGAATAGCTAATTTTAAAGATTGTAAAATCTCAGCAAAATTTAATAGCACCCATGATTTAGACGAACTAAATAATTTATGTAAAAATTCTGACATAGTAATTGATTTTTCTACTCCTGAAATATTAGAAAAATTGGTTGATAGTGCTTTAAAATATGATACCAAATTAGTAATTGGAACTACCGGCTTTACTTCATCACAGTTTAAATTTTTAGAAAAAGCAGCAAAAACCTTACCTATTTTATATTCTGCCAATATGAGTATAGGTGCTAATTTACTCGGTTATTTAGCAAAAGAAGCAACAAAAATATTGGACGATTACGATATCGAAATTTTAGAATCTCATCATCGTGCTAAAAAAGATACTCCTTCAGGCACTGCTATTATGCTTGCTGAAATGATTACAACTGAAAAAGAACTAAATATAACATTTAACAGAGTTAATAAAACAAGAAGAAATAATGAAATTGGTATTTCTTCGCTTCGTGGCGGTAATGTACACGGAACTCATGAAATATTTTTTCTAGGCGATGATGAAACTATCACTTTGAAGCATGAAGCTCTTAACAAAAATTCTTTTGCCGATGGGGCAATAAGGGCGGCAATCTGGCTACAAGATAAACAAGCTGGTTTATATTCTATGCTTGATTTTTATAAAAATTTAATTAATTATCACTTGAAAAAGCCCATTTAA
- a CDS encoding Bax inhibitor-1/YccA family protein, giving the protein MIDYTKTLTASSSKNKTFDEGLRKYMLKVYNYMALALLLTGVAAVTTISVEPLYNLMFQTGFGTLIMFAPLGIALYFFMGFGRMNLQTAQILFWVYAALTGMSLAYLALVYTGESIARTFFICASVFGAMSLYGYSTSRDLTSFGSFCAMGLIGLIIASLVNMFLKSSGLAFATSLIGIVVFMGLIAWDTQKIKSMYYMAGNDETGQKLSIMAAFTLYLDFINLFLYLIRFLGNRRD; this is encoded by the coding sequence ATGATCGATTATACAAAAACTTTGACAGCTTCATCATCTAAAAACAAAACTTTTGATGAAGGGTTAAGAAAATATATGCTTAAAGTATATAATTATATGGCTTTAGCATTATTACTAACCGGCGTAGCTGCAGTAACAACTATATCAGTTGAGCCTTTATATAATTTAATGTTTCAAACAGGCTTTGGAACGCTTATAATGTTTGCTCCTCTTGGTATCGCTTTATATTTCTTTATGGGATTTGGGCGTATGAACTTGCAAACAGCACAAATATTATTTTGGGTTTATGCTGCTTTAACTGGTATGTCTCTTGCATATTTAGCTCTTGTCTATACTGGTGAGTCAATAGCTCGTACTTTCTTTATTTGTGCTTCTGTTTTTGGAGCAATGAGCTTATATGGCTATAGCACAAGTAGAGATTTAACATCTTTTGGATCATTTTGTGCAATGGGTCTTATAGGTCTTATAATTGCTTCATTAGTTAATATGTTCCTAAAAAGTTCAGGTCTTGCTTTTGCTACTTCTCTCATAGGAATAGTTGTATTTATGGGTTTAATTGCTTGGGATACTCAAAAAATTAAATCTATGTATTACATGGCAGGAAATGATGAAACAGGACAAAAGCTTTCTATTATGGCAGCTTTTACATTATATCTAGACTTCATAAATCTTTTCTTATATCTAATAAGATTTTTAGGCAACAGAAGAGACTAA
- a CDS encoding MJ0042-type zinc finger domain-containing protein produces the protein MYISCPNCQTKFIVSNNQIGINGRRVKCSKCRHIWYQKLDYNTSKLSDFDEDKFEAVKTPVKNGYGNQFSANVPVILPYIPPKRKYNVFPLLWTSFIIFCLAILLLDSFKSLSKYDELKIEEIKLGSSHNAGTIKMFYKISNNSDYLISNPLIKVRAMDGNNRALDEYISVTKLKAKIPPKQDTYVEMEIKGLPAASKYIDVTVGNRLGLLLK, from the coding sequence ATGTATATTAGTTGTCCTAATTGTCAAACAAAATTTATTGTCTCAAATAATCAAATAGGTATTAACGGACGACGTGTTAAATGCTCTAAATGTAGGCATATCTGGTATCAAAAATTAGATTATAATACCAGTAAATTAAGTGATTTTGATGAAGATAAATTTGAAGCCGTTAAAACACCTGTTAAAAATGGATATGGTAATCAATTTTCTGCAAACGTACCAGTGATTTTGCCATATATTCCACCTAAGCGAAAATATAATGTTTTTCCATTGTTATGGACTAGCTTCATAATTTTTTGTTTAGCTATATTACTACTAGATAGCTTTAAATCCTTAAGTAAGTATGATGAGCTAAAAATAGAGGAAATTAAATTAGGAAGTTCGCATAATGCTGGTACTATAAAAATGTTTTATAAAATATCTAATAACTCTGATTATTTGATATCTAATCCTTTAATTAAAGTTAGGGCGATGGATGGTAATAATAGAGCTCTAGATGAATATATATCTGTTACAAAACTCAAAGCAAAAATCCCTCCAAAGCAAGATACGTATGTAGAAATGGAAATCAAAGGGCTTCCAGCTGCTTCAAAATATATTGATGTTACTGTAGGAAATAGGCTTGGGTTGTTATTAAAATAG
- the dapD gene encoding 2,3,4,5-tetrahydropyridine-2,6-dicarboxylate N-succinyltransferase, translating to MFTYIKEIEEAWQIKDKLLQDSVKLSAFKKILHDVIESLNKGTIRVCERQENSWQVNEWVKKAILLYFITTESQLYNNNYNSWYDKVAPKFPFDAELDKFKEAGIRKVPGSFARTGTYIAKNVVIMPSFINIGAYIDEGTMIDTWATIGSCAQIGKNCHISGGTGIGGVLEPLQAKPVIIEDNCFIGARSEIAEGVIVEEGAVVSMSVFIGASTKIVYRDSGEIIYGRVPPYSVVVPGVLPNKEADKPGLYCAVIVKQVDKNTRAKVSINELLRS from the coding sequence ATGTTCACATACATCAAAGAAATTGAAGAAGCTTGGCAAATAAAGGACAAGCTATTACAAGATTCCGTAAAACTTTCAGCATTTAAAAAAATACTGCACGATGTTATAGAAAGCCTAAATAAAGGTACTATTCGTGTTTGTGAAAGACAAGAAAATAGTTGGCAAGTTAACGAGTGGGTCAAAAAAGCAATCCTTTTATATTTTATTACAACTGAATCACAGCTTTATAATAATAATTATAATAGTTGGTATGATAAAGTTGCTCCTAAATTCCCTTTCGATGCTGAGCTTGATAAATTTAAAGAGGCAGGCATACGCAAAGTTCCAGGATCTTTTGCTAGAACCGGCACATATATTGCTAAAAACGTTGTTATTATGCCATCTTTTATCAATATCGGTGCTTATATAGATGAGGGAACAATGATTGATACATGGGCTACTATTGGTTCATGTGCTCAAATCGGCAAAAATTGCCATATTTCAGGCGGTACTGGAATTGGCGGGGTGTTAGAACCGCTGCAAGCAAAGCCTGTTATTATTGAAGATAATTGTTTTATTGGGGCAAGATCGGAAATTGCTGAAGGAGTTATAGTAGAAGAAGGAGCGGTAGTTAGTATGAGTGTCTTTATCGGAGCTTCTACAAAAATAGTTTATAGAGATAGTGGTGAGATTATCTATGGCAGAGTACCTCCCTACTCTGTAGTAGTGCCAGGGGTATTACCTAATAAAGAAGCAGATAAACCAGGACTTTATTGTGCTGTTATCGTAAAACAGGTTGATAAAAATACGAGAGCTAAAGTAAGTATTAATGAATTGTTAAGGAGTTGA
- a CDS encoding helix-turn-helix domain-containing protein: MMNRKYRHLSREERYEIKRMYDLGVSINKIAQHLTRSKSAISMELKRNKVKDKYMPCVAQEKYENRMYQQELLKIEKNPMLLDYNKSNPRRKQRGILEES, encoded by the coding sequence ATGATGAACAGAAAATATAGACACTTATCTCGAGAAGAGAGATATGAGATAAAAAGAATGTATGACCTAGGAGTCAGTATTAATAAGATAGCACAACATCTTACGAGGTCTAAAAGCGCTATTAGTATGGAGCTAAAAAGAAATAAGGTAAAAGATAAGTATATGCCTTGTGTTGCTCAGGAAAAATATGAAAACAGGATGTATCAGCAAGAGTTATTAAAAATAGAAAAGAACCCTATGTTGTTAGATTATAATAAAAGTAATCCCCGCCGCAAGCAGCGGGGTATTTTAGAAGAAAGCTAG
- a CDS encoding IS30 family transposase, whose product MTFMYIFAHSAILRRKRRGIYPKEIKNAMIRKKWSPDAIAGKLKLDKNTALCISTESIYRFVYTSAVAAKLKLYSYLPSKRYKRQERGKRRQRIIIPQRISIHQRDAIATKKVEVGNFEADLTFHKGNQSMNIGALVDKKSQKIILVLNNSKRATTVTNGFLRKIKTLPNSVRKTITMDNGKEFVGHVAYRLSGFQTFFYDPYRPRQKALVEKMNSMIHRILPKNTDITTVTQRGLDNVAEILNNMPRKIFGYKTPNEIWAENL is encoded by the coding sequence ATGACTTTTATGTATATATTTGCTCATTCCGCCATATTACGCCGCAAGCGGCGGGGAATATACCCAAAAGAGATTAAAAATGCTATGATTCGCAAGAAATGGTCGCCGGATGCTATAGCCGGAAAGTTAAAACTAGACAAAAATACAGCTTTGTGTATCAGTACAGAAAGTATATATAGATTTGTTTACACTTCTGCAGTAGCAGCTAAATTAAAGTTATATAGCTATTTACCTTCTAAAAGATATAAAAGGCAAGAAAGAGGGAAGAGGCGTCAAAGGATCATTATACCACAAAGGATCTCAATACATCAGCGTGATGCAATAGCTACGAAAAAGGTAGAAGTAGGGAATTTTGAGGCAGATCTTACATTTCATAAAGGTAATCAAAGTATGAATATTGGTGCACTGGTGGATAAAAAGAGTCAAAAGATTATTTTAGTGCTGAATAACTCCAAGAGAGCTACAACAGTTACCAATGGTTTTTTAAGAAAGATAAAAACTCTTCCAAATAGTGTGAGAAAGACTATTACTATGGATAATGGCAAAGAGTTTGTGGGGCATGTTGCCTATAGACTATCTGGGTTTCAAACTTTCTTTTATGATCCATACCGCCCTAGACAAAAAGCATTAGTGGAAAAAATGAATTCTATGATTCATAGAATTTTACCTAAAAATACAGATATTACTACCGTTACACAAAGAGGTCTTGACAATGTTGCTGAGATTTTAAATAACATGCCAAGAAAGATTTTTGGTTATAAAACCCCCAATGAAATTTGGGCAGAAAATTTATAG